One Candidatus Moraniibacteriota bacterium genomic window, AAACATATAACATAAAAGAAAAATAAGCAATAAAAAACGGCAGCTAAGACAAATTTTTGTCAAAGCTGCCGTGGCAGGTTCCTTTAATACCTATAGTGTCTATAATAACGTCCCTGATGATGTGTATATGGATAACTATATGAATGATGAAAAAAAACATCATTAACAGCACCAAGGAACAGTAACGCGGCAACAGCACCAACCACCGAAGGATCAATAGTCAAAACGGCCTGTTGCCTGACGCCGTACGAGTCAGTTACATATCTGTTTTGTACGGCACAGCCGCTAATCGCATTGAATAATAAAACTGCCAGCAAAATAGTAAAAAGTTTTTTCATTGCCCAAACCTCCTTATATTTTAAAAAACTTGTGATTTTCTATTAAACTCAAAAATTAATATTTTGTCAAGACTAGAAGTTTTTTATTGACATTATCGAATAAGCTTGCTAATTTATATTACCATGCTAATTTAATCAGCAACTATCGTTTTATATAAAAAGTTCAACATATGAGTCTTGATAGCGCGCAACAACTTAATAATGTTTTGAATAATGCCAAGAACATCTTAATTTTTATGGGACGTGGTTCAGAAGGTGACTCGATAGGATCAGCTTGGGCAATATATTTCTTTCTGAAAAAAATGGGAATTCAGTCAACTGTAGTAACTCCTGATATTAAAAATAATTTTGACCGTTTTTCTTTCTTAACAAAACCAGAAGAAACGATAAGCAGTCTAGCTGGTGCGCGTGATTTTGTACTTTCATTCAATACTGAATTCAATAAAATAACTAACGTACGTACTGAGCGCAATAATCAACAATTAAATATTTTTATTACTCCGGAAAAAGGCTCTATTGATCCGCGTGATTTTTCTTTCATTCCTGCAAAATTCAAATATGATCTTGTGATCGTGCTAAATAGCCCAGACAAAGAATCTTTAGGAAAAGTTTACGAAGAAAATCCAGACATTTTTTATGAAGTTCCGGTTATAAATATAGATTATCATGCCGATAATGATAATTTTGGACAGCTTAATATAGTTGATATAACCGCTTCTTCAACTTCTGAGATAGTGGCTGACCTAATACAAAAAATTAACGCGGAAAATTTGGATGAAACTATAGCAGAAAGCCTGTTGACCGGAATCATTGATGCGACAAACAGTTTTCAGAAGAAAAACACTACTCCGAAATCATTACAGATATCTGCGGCCTTGATGGCTAAAGGCGCAAACCAACAAAAGATAATTCGCTATTTATACAAAACCCAGCCATTGCATCTTTTGAAGCTCTGGGGAAGAATAATGGCACGTTTATATTGGGAAGATGATATTAGTCTGGCTTGGGCACCTGTATATATAGAAGATTTTGTACAGAGTCGCAGTAATCCGGATGATATTACATTTATTCTTGATAAAATTAAAGACAATTACTCTGCAGGTAAAATTTTTATGGTTCTTTACAATGAAATGCCTGGAGAAGTTTGCGGAATTATAAAATGTAACAATGCAGAACAATTAAAAAAGATAGCTGAAACATTAGAAATATCTGCTAACGGTGACACATGTCAATTTAAGCAGGAGGCTGTCGATACAGTAGAAGCTGGCCAACGCATAGTTGAAAAGATAAGAATGCAAATAGCAGATCAGCAATAAAAATACTTAAAGGACTTTTTCCTGGTTAATGATTTTTTAATTGATAATAGATGTCTCTTGGATTAATCCTACTTGTGGTAGGTTTTTTATTATGATTATTTTTTGTAATTTTTGTCTATTTATAGTACAATTACACTAAACTTGAACGGAATAGGAATATTTAAACAAAAAATAATTATGGTAAAAGTTTCTGATAAACAATTAATTAGAGACAAGGAAAAAGAAACACAAACCGGGAAGCTTCTGAAAAAAATGAGTGGCCAGTCAGAAGAGGAAATCGCATCCCAGCTAGCTGCTGAATGTGGGCTTGCTTATGTCGATTTGAATATTTTTCCAGTGAGCTCAGATGACATGCGTTCTATTAGTGAAGAAGAATCAAGGAGGTACAAAATGATAGTTTTTCAGAAAGCTGGCAAAGAACACAGAATCGGGGTTGTCAATCCTACGAGTCAAGAAACCATATCTTTTATAGAAAAACTTAAAAATGAAAACGGATGGTTAATTCATTTGTATGTTATTTCGAATTCTTCTTTTAATAAAATATGGAAAAGATATGCTGCTATACCTTTTCTGGAAAACCTGGAATCAATGCAGATATCTCTCAGTGGCAAAGATTTAGATGATTTTGATAAAGAATTTGGAAATTTACTCGAATTAAAGAAACGTATAAATGAAATTCCCACTTCTCAGATAATTTCTATAATCATGGCAGGGTCCGTAAAGATGAAGGCAAGTGACATACATTTTGAACCGGGTGAACAAGAAGTACGTATGAGATTTCGCATAGATGGAGAACTTCAGGATATAGCTAGTTTTCCATTAGACACTTATCATTTCATTTTGTCACGTATAAAAATGATGGGTAAAATGAAAATAAATGTACGTGATATTGCACAAGATGGCCATTTTTCTGTTGATATAGAAAATGGCAAAATAAATGTAAGAACCAATATAATTCCCGGAAATCACGGAGAGTCAATAGTTATGCGTATTTTGAGTCAGGCTGACATAATGTTGGGAATTGAAGATTTGGGATTGAGGGGATTAGCCTATGAACGGTTACAAAAGGAAGTTTCAAAACCGCATGGCATGATTTTAACAACAGGGCCTACTGGCAGTGGAAAGACTACGACCCTTTATGCTCTTGTTAATAAGCTCAACACCGCAGGAGTTAAAATTATAACAATCGAGGATCCAATTGAATATGAAGTTAAAAATATCTCTCAAACTCAGGTTGAAAAAGGAAGAAGCTATACTTTCGCAGAAGGGCTCAGAGCCATTGTACGTCAAGATCCAGACGTTATTTTAGTAGGTGAAATCCGTGATGATGAAACAGCAGATATAGCTGTTAATGCAGCTTTAACCGGTCACCTTGTTCTTTCTACATTGCATACAAACAATGCCCCGGCATCAATACCAAGGTTTGTAGAGCTTGGTATAAAACCTAATTTAATATCACCTTCAGTGAATGCATTTATTGCGCAAAGGCTTGTACGCAAGCTTTGTCCACATTGCAGAGAAGAATATGCTCCGGCGCGTGAAACAATCGATTCTATTAAAAAGATTCTTTCTATAATTTCACCTAAGGCAAAAGTAGAAATACCAAAAACAGTTGAAAAACTATATCGTCCAGTCGGATGTTCTAAATGCCACAATATTGGATTTAAAGGACGCATTGGAATCTTCGAGATCTTAACGATAACCGAACCAATAGAAAAACTTATTTTGGAAATGGGTAGTGAAAGGGAAATAACACAGGCTGCGCTGGAAGATGGAATGATAACAATGGCGCAGGATGGAATTTTAAAAGCTATCGAAGGACTGACTTCCATGGAAGAGGTTTGGCATGCAACAGGCCAGACAGAATTTCTTGAAGAAATATATACAAAATTAATGGAGCAGTCGCTATCCAGGTCAGTTGAAATTCACGAAGAAGATCTGAAACTAGTTTCAGAAAACATGACCTCAATTGAATCTTTAGGTAAATTCTTACAAAACTCCAATCAAAAAGAAGTGGCTAATTATATTTTTGCTAGCAGTTTATTACTTAATGTTGGAGATATACACATAGAACCCGAAGAAAAAGTAGTAAAAATAAGATACAGAATGGACGGAATTTTGCAAACAATTGCAGAAATTCCAATTAACGAGTATCCCAGTTTGTTGGGAAATATAAAATTTTTAAGCGGATTCTCTTCTGAAATAAGGGGAGGAGTCATGGATAGTCGTTTTACTATTGCATTAGAAAAACCATATAAAAATATAACTGAAACAAAAGTAGATGTTCGTGTATCAATAATACTTGGGGGGTATGGAGAGACAGTCGTTATGAGG contains:
- a CDS encoding DHH family phosphoesterase; this translates as MSLDSAQQLNNVLNNAKNILIFMGRGSEGDSIGSAWAIYFFLKKMGIQSTVVTPDIKNNFDRFSFLTKPEETISSLAGARDFVLSFNTEFNKITNVRTERNNQQLNIFITPEKGSIDPRDFSFIPAKFKYDLVIVLNSPDKESLGKVYEENPDIFYEVPVINIDYHADNDNFGQLNIVDITASSTSEIVADLIQKINAENLDETIAESLLTGIIDATNSFQKKNTTPKSLQISAALMAKGANQQKIIRYLYKTQPLHLLKLWGRIMARLYWEDDISLAWAPVYIEDFVQSRSNPDDITFILDKIKDNYSAGKIFMVLYNEMPGEVCGIIKCNNAEQLKKIAETLEISANGDTCQFKQEAVDTVEAGQRIVEKIRMQIADQQ
- a CDS encoding GspE/PulE family protein; this encodes MVKVSDKQLIRDKEKETQTGKLLKKMSGQSEEEIASQLAAECGLAYVDLNIFPVSSDDMRSISEEESRRYKMIVFQKAGKEHRIGVVNPTSQETISFIEKLKNENGWLIHLYVISNSSFNKIWKRYAAIPFLENLESMQISLSGKDLDDFDKEFGNLLELKKRINEIPTSQIISIIMAGSVKMKASDIHFEPGEQEVRMRFRIDGELQDIASFPLDTYHFILSRIKMMGKMKINVRDIAQDGHFSVDIENGKINVRTNIIPGNHGESIVMRILSQADIMLGIEDLGLRGLAYERLQKEVSKPHGMILTTGPTGSGKTTTLYALVNKLNTAGVKIITIEDPIEYEVKNISQTQVEKGRSYTFAEGLRAIVRQDPDVILVGEIRDDETADIAVNAALTGHLVLSTLHTNNAPASIPRFVELGIKPNLISPSVNAFIAQRLVRKLCPHCREEYAPARETIDSIKKILSIISPKAKVEIPKTVEKLYRPVGCSKCHNIGFKGRIGIFEILTITEPIEKLILEMGSEREITQAALEDGMITMAQDGILKAIEGLTSMEEVWHATGQTEFLEEIYTKLMEQSLSRSVEIHEEDLKLVSENMTSIESLGKFLQNSNQKEVANYIFASSLLLNVGDIHIEPEEKVVKIRYRMDGILQTIAEIPINEYPSLLGNIKFLSGFSSEIRGGVMDSRFTIALEKPYKNITETKVDVRVSIILGGYGETVVMRLLNKSSVALDLEKLGIRKQNMEKIIEETRKPNGIFLNTGPTGSGKTTTLYSIMKILNKPEVKIISVEDPIEYQLEGILQTSVNDNEGYTFGTALRALLRQNPDIMMIGEIRDEETANIAVQAALTGHSILSTLHTNNAAGSIQRLINMGVRSDDLATAVNALMAQRLVRKLCDCKTKRQMTEEEKNKVKKILQNVSDKSGVAIPPIESVYEPKGCDKCNGVGYKGRTTISEVFVIDRDIEELIMQSASATQLQDKAVENGMITMEQDGILKVLEGETTFDEVDRVV